One window of the Shimwellia blattae DSM 4481 = NBRC 105725 genome contains the following:
- the ppsA gene encoding phosphoenolpyruvate synthase gives MSNNGSSPLVLWYNQLGMHDVDRVGGKNASLGEMITNLSDLGVSVPNGFATTADAFNQFLDQSGVNQRIYALLDETDIDDVAELARAGAQIRQWIIDTPFQPELEHAIRDAYLQLADGNPQASFAVRSSATAEDMPDASFAGQQETFLNVQGIDAIMVAVKHVFASLFNDRAISYRVHQGYDHRGVALSAGVQLMVRSDLAASGVMFTIDTESGFDQVVFITAAWGLGEMVVQGAVNPDEFYVHKPTLSAGNPAIVRRTMGSKKIRMVYADSQQHGKQVRIEDVPAGHGDRFCLTDQEIHDLARQAMQIEQHYGRPMDIEWAKDGHTGKLYIVQARPETVRSRGQVMERYTLHSHGRIVAEGRAIGHRIGAGEVKVIHDISEMNRIEPGDVLVTDMTDPDWEPIMKKAAAIVTNRGGRTCHAAIIARELGIPAVVGCGDATERLHDGDKVTVSCAEGDTGYVYGDLLDFSVQSSSVDTMPALPLKIMMNVGNPDRAFDFACLPNEGVGLARLEFIINRMIGVHPRALLEFDDQEPALQNQIREMMKGYDSPREYYVGRLTEGIATLGAAFWPKRVIVRLSDFKSNEYANLVGGDRYEPHEENPMLGFRGAGRYVSDSFRDCFALECEAVKRVRNEMGLTNVEIMIPFVRTVEQAKAVVDELARQGLKRGENGLKVIMMCEIPSNALLAEQFLDYFDGFSIGSNDMTQLTLGLDRDSGVVSELFDERNDAVKALLSMAIRAAKKQGKYVGICGQGPSDHEDFAAWLMEQGIDSLSLNPDTVVQTWLGLAELNK, from the coding sequence CACCGCTAGTGCTTTGGTATAACCAACTCGGTATGCATGATGTTGACAGAGTAGGGGGCAAAAATGCGTCCCTCGGTGAGATGATCACCAACCTGTCCGATTTAGGTGTATCAGTACCAAATGGATTTGCAACCACCGCAGATGCATTTAACCAGTTTCTGGATCAAAGTGGTGTTAACCAGCGTATTTACGCGTTGCTGGATGAAACGGATATTGACGATGTAGCTGAGCTGGCCCGTGCCGGTGCGCAGATCCGTCAGTGGATTATTGATACGCCATTCCAGCCAGAGCTGGAGCACGCCATTCGCGATGCGTATCTGCAACTGGCCGACGGTAACCCCCAGGCCTCTTTTGCGGTGCGCTCCTCCGCCACTGCCGAAGATATGCCGGATGCCTCCTTTGCCGGGCAGCAGGAAACCTTTCTCAACGTGCAGGGCATTGACGCCATTATGGTGGCGGTGAAACATGTGTTCGCCTCCCTGTTTAACGATCGCGCCATCTCCTACCGTGTCCACCAGGGCTATGACCACCGTGGGGTAGCACTTTCTGCTGGTGTTCAGCTGATGGTGCGCTCTGATCTGGCGGCCTCCGGGGTGATGTTCACCATCGATACGGAATCCGGCTTTGATCAGGTGGTGTTTATTACCGCTGCCTGGGGTCTGGGCGAAATGGTGGTGCAGGGGGCTGTAAACCCGGATGAGTTTTACGTGCATAAGCCGACACTCAGCGCCGGTAACCCGGCCATTGTGCGCCGCACTATGGGGTCGAAGAAGATTCGTATGGTCTACGCCGACAGCCAGCAGCATGGCAAACAGGTGCGGATCGAAGATGTGCCCGCCGGTCACGGTGATCGCTTCTGTCTGACAGACCAGGAAATTCACGATCTGGCCCGCCAGGCGATGCAGATAGAGCAGCATTATGGCCGCCCGATGGATATCGAGTGGGCCAAAGATGGCCACACCGGCAAATTGTATATTGTTCAGGCGCGCCCGGAAACCGTGCGCTCCCGCGGGCAGGTTATGGAGCGTTACACCCTGCATTCCCACGGGCGCATTGTTGCGGAAGGCCGCGCTATCGGCCACCGTATCGGTGCCGGTGAAGTGAAAGTCATCCACGATATCAGCGAAATGAACCGCATTGAGCCTGGTGATGTGCTGGTGACCGACATGACGGACCCGGACTGGGAGCCCATCATGAAAAAAGCGGCGGCCATCGTGACCAACCGTGGCGGGCGCACCTGCCATGCGGCGATTATCGCCCGCGAGCTGGGGATCCCGGCGGTGGTGGGCTGTGGTGATGCCACCGAGCGCCTGCACGACGGTGACAAGGTCACCGTTTCCTGTGCCGAAGGGGATACCGGGTACGTCTACGGCGATCTGCTGGACTTCAGCGTTCAGAGCTCCAGCGTGGACACCATGCCCGCGCTGCCGCTGAAAATTATGATGAACGTGGGTAACCCGGACCGGGCGTTTGACTTTGCCTGCCTGCCGAACGAAGGGGTTGGCCTGGCGCGGCTGGAGTTTATCATCAACCGGATGATCGGTGTGCACCCGCGGGCGCTGCTGGAGTTTGACGACCAGGAGCCTGCGCTGCAAAACCAGATCCGCGAAATGATGAAAGGCTACGACAGCCCGCGTGAATACTATGTGGGCCGCCTGACAGAAGGCATCGCCACCCTTGGCGCGGCGTTCTGGCCGAAGCGGGTGATTGTGCGCCTGTCGGATTTCAAATCAAACGAGTACGCCAACCTGGTCGGCGGCGATCGCTACGAGCCGCACGAAGAGAACCCGATGCTCGGCTTCCGTGGGGCGGGCCGCTACGTTTCTGACAGCTTCCGCGACTGCTTCGCCCTGGAGTGTGAAGCGGTGAAACGGGTGCGTAACGAGATGGGGCTGACCAACGTTGAAATCATGATCCCGTTTGTGCGTACCGTTGAGCAGGCGAAAGCGGTGGTGGATGAGCTGGCGCGTCAGGGGCTTAAGCGCGGTGAAAACGGCCTGAAAGTCATTATGATGTGTGAGATCCCGTCCAATGCGCTGCTGGCGGAGCAGTTCCTCGACTATTTCGACGGCTTCTCCATTGGCTCTAACGATATGACCCAGCTGACACTGGGGCTGGATCGCGACTCTGGCGTGGTGTCTGAGCTGTTTGATGAGCGCAACGACGCGGTGAAAGCGCTGCTGTCGATGGCTATCCGGGCGGCGAAAAAGCAGGGCAAATATGTGGGGATTTGCGGTCAGGGTCCTTCTGATCACGAAGACTTCGCGGCCTGGCTGATGGAGCAGGGCATTGACAGCCTCTCTCTGAACCCGGACACGGTGGTACAAACCTGGCTGGGGCTGGCGGAGCTGAATAAGTAA
- the ydiK gene encoding AI-2E family transporter YdiK — protein sequence MPILNPRVDIPRVLLSVLFLSIMIIACLWVVQPFILGFAWAGTVVIATWPLLLRLQQLLWGRRSLAVLVMTLLLTLLFVIPIALLVSSIVDNSGPVVNWATSGHMSLPEFNWLRNIPLVGDKLWQSWHSLLQSGGRALVAKVQPYIGTTTNWFVGQIAHVGSFVMHCFLMLAFSALLYWRGENVGMGFRHFAYRLAAQRGDAAVVLAGQAIRAVALGVVVTALVQGILGGIGLAICGIPYATLLTVVMILCCLVQIGPLLVLVPAIIWLYWTGDTTWGTVLLIWSAIVGMMDSVIRPVLIRMGADLPLILVLSGVIGGLIAFGMIGLFIGPVVLAVSYRLYVVWVNEAALPDEDPEELVEILEGHTPKSEETPH from the coding sequence ATGCCCATCCTGAACCCACGCGTGGATATTCCACGGGTCCTGCTCTCGGTGCTGTTTCTTTCCATTATGATTATCGCCTGTTTGTGGGTGGTGCAGCCGTTTATCCTCGGTTTTGCCTGGGCAGGCACCGTGGTGATTGCCACCTGGCCGCTGCTGCTGCGCCTGCAGCAGCTGCTGTGGGGGCGGCGCTCCCTGGCGGTACTGGTGATGACACTCCTGCTCACGCTGCTGTTTGTGATCCCCATTGCGCTGCTGGTCAGCAGTATCGTGGATAACAGCGGCCCGGTGGTCAACTGGGCCACCTCCGGCCATATGAGCCTGCCGGAATTTAACTGGCTGCGTAATATCCCTCTGGTGGGCGATAAGCTCTGGCAAAGCTGGCACAGCCTGCTGCAAAGCGGCGGGCGGGCGCTGGTTGCCAAAGTGCAGCCCTATATTGGCACCACCACGAACTGGTTTGTGGGCCAGATAGCCCACGTGGGCAGTTTTGTGATGCACTGTTTTCTGATGCTGGCCTTCAGCGCCCTGCTTTACTGGCGCGGTGAAAATGTCGGCATGGGCTTTCGCCACTTCGCCTATCGCCTGGCTGCCCAGCGTGGCGATGCGGCCGTGGTGCTGGCCGGGCAGGCTATCCGCGCGGTGGCTTTAGGGGTTGTGGTGACCGCACTGGTGCAGGGGATCCTCGGGGGGATTGGCCTGGCGATTTGCGGTATCCCCTACGCAACGTTACTGACGGTGGTGATGATTCTCTGCTGCCTGGTGCAAATTGGCCCGTTGCTGGTGCTGGTTCCGGCGATTATCTGGCTTTACTGGACGGGGGATACCACCTGGGGCACGGTGCTGCTTATCTGGAGCGCCATTGTCGGCATGATGGATAGCGTTATCCGCCCGGTGCTGATTCGTATGGGGGCCGATTTGCCGCTGATTCTGGTGCTTTCCGGGGTTATTGGCGGGTTAATCGCCTTCGGGATGATCGGGTTGTTTATCGGCCCGGTGGTGCTGGCGGTGTCTTACCGGTTGTATGTGGTGTGGGTGAATGAGGCCGCCCTGCCGGATGAAGACCCGGAAGAGCTGGTAGAGATTCTGGAAGGGCACACGCCCAAATCAGAAGAGACCCCTCACTGA
- a CDS encoding cold-shock protein — MVMKGTITTWFKDKGFGFINDENGDNRYFHVIKVANPELIRKDAAVTFEPTTNNKGLSAYAVKVIPESKYLYIAGERVKLTSIKSYLVYSEEVPADTRIDKENAVLSVGLLMNSIRPKSTGQPGAMRTLKKLAITTFQGTTLIFSEDEIDIDATVKLLKV, encoded by the coding sequence ATGGTGATGAAAGGCACAATCACAACGTGGTTTAAAGATAAAGGTTTTGGATTTATCAACGATGAGAACGGCGATAACCGCTATTTTCATGTGATTAAAGTCGCTAATCCGGAACTTATCAGGAAAGATGCGGCGGTGACATTCGAACCCACCACCAACAATAAAGGGCTGTCTGCCTATGCGGTGAAGGTTATACCGGAAAGCAAATATCTCTATATCGCGGGTGAGCGCGTTAAGCTCACGTCGATTAAGTCTTACCTGGTGTACAGCGAAGAGGTGCCCGCAGACACCCGGATCGACAAAGAAAACGCGGTGCTGTCCGTCGGGCTGCTGATGAACAGTATCCGGCCCAAATCCACCGGGCAGCCCGGCGCAATGCGCACCCTGAAGAAACTGGCTATCACCACCTTCCAGGGCACGACGCTTATCTTCTCCGAAGATGAGATAGACATAGACGCCACGGTAAAACTACTCAAAGTCTGA
- a CDS encoding DUF2058 domain-containing protein, producing the protein MTKLTLQEQMLKAGLVSSKKMAKVQRTAKKSRVQAREARESVEENKKAQLERDKQLNEQQKQAALAKAYKAQVKQLIEMNRIRIAKGDIEFNFTDNNLIKKVIVDKTTQAQLVSGRLAIARLGAADAYEYAIIPASVADKIAQRDAESIVLHSALSQEEQDEDDPYADFKVPDDLMW; encoded by the coding sequence ATGACAAAACTTACCTTACAGGAACAGATGTTAAAAGCCGGACTCGTCTCCAGCAAAAAAATGGCTAAAGTTCAGCGCACGGCGAAAAAGTCGCGGGTGCAGGCGCGCGAAGCACGGGAAAGCGTCGAGGAAAATAAAAAAGCCCAGCTTGAGCGGGACAAGCAGCTCAACGAGCAGCAAAAACAGGCGGCGCTGGCGAAAGCGTATAAAGCGCAGGTTAAGCAGCTTATTGAGATGAACCGCATCCGGATAGCAAAAGGCGATATTGAATTTAACTTTACCGATAATAACCTGATTAAAAAAGTGATTGTCGATAAAACCACCCAGGCGCAACTGGTCAGCGGCCGCCTGGCTATTGCCCGTCTGGGGGCGGCGGATGCGTATGAATACGCCATTATCCCCGCAAGCGTTGCCGATAAAATTGCCCAGCGGGATGCCGAAAGCATCGTACTGCACAGCGCCCTGAGCCAGGAAGAGCAGGACGAGGACGATCCGTACGCAGACTTCAAAGTGCCTGACGATCTGATGTGGTAA
- the trpA gene encoding tryptophan synthase subunit alpha has translation MERYENLFARLKSRGEGAFVPFVTLGDPCAEQSLAIIDALVAGGADALELGIPFSDPLADGPTIQNATLRAFASGITPTRCFEMLATIRAKYPTLPIGLLMYANLVFNRGIDEFYAQCARAGVDSVLIADVPVEESAPFRQAAMHHNVAPIFICPPNADDELLRQIADYGRGYTYLLSRAGVTGSENRASLPLHHLVEKLAACHAAPPLQGFGISEPDQVRDAIAAGAAGAISGSAVVKIIEKHLEQPDVMLCELTAFAHKMKAATVNAQ, from the coding sequence ATGGAACGTTATGAAAACTTATTTGCGCGCCTGAAAAGCCGTGGCGAAGGCGCATTTGTTCCCTTCGTCACCCTTGGCGACCCTTGTGCTGAGCAGTCACTGGCGATTATTGATGCGCTGGTGGCAGGCGGAGCGGATGCCCTGGAGCTGGGGATCCCGTTTTCTGATCCGCTGGCAGATGGCCCGACCATTCAGAACGCCACCCTGCGTGCGTTTGCCAGCGGCATCACGCCGACCCGCTGTTTCGAGATGCTGGCGACCATCCGCGCCAAATACCCGACACTGCCCATCGGCCTGCTGATGTATGCCAACCTGGTGTTTAACCGGGGGATCGATGAGTTTTACGCCCAGTGCGCCCGGGCCGGGGTGGATTCGGTGCTGATTGCCGACGTGCCGGTGGAAGAGTCTGCCCCGTTCCGCCAGGCCGCCATGCACCATAACGTGGCGCCTATTTTTATCTGCCCGCCCAACGCGGATGACGAACTGCTGCGCCAGATTGCCGACTATGGCCGGGGATATACCTATCTACTCTCCCGTGCCGGGGTCACCGGTAGCGAGAACCGCGCCAGCCTGCCGCTGCACCATCTGGTGGAAAAGCTGGCCGCCTGCCACGCCGCCCCGCCGCTCCAGGGCTTTGGCATCTCGGAGCCCGACCAGGTGCGTGACGCTATCGCCGCCGGGGCTGCCGGGGCCATTTCCGGCTCGGCAGTGGTGAAGATTATCGAAAAACACCTTGAGCAGCCGGATGTGATGCTGTGCGAGCTGACGGCCTTCGCCCATAAAATGAAAGCGGCGACCGTAAACGCACAATAA
- the trpB gene encoding tryptophan synthase subunit beta has translation MTTLLNPYFGEFGGMYVPQLLMPALRQLEEAFVSAQSDPAFQQEFHDLLKNYAGRPTALTKCRNITAGTRTTLYLKREDLLHGGAHKTNQVLGQALLAKRMGKTEIIAETGAGQHGVASAIACALLGLKCRIYMGAKDVERQSPNVFRMRLMGAEVIPVHSGSATLKDACNEALRDWSGSYEKAHYMLGTAAGPHPFPTIVREFQRMIGEETKAQLQEKEGRLPDAVIAAVGGGSNAIGMFADFIDNPGVKLIGVEPAGHGIETGEHGAPLKHGRVGIYFGMKSPMMQTDEGQIEESYSISAGLDFPSVGPQHAYLNSTGRADYVSITDNEALDAFQTLCRHEGILPALESSHALAYALKMMKQDPEKEQLLVVNLSGRGDKDIFTVYDILQARGEI, from the coding sequence ATGACAACGTTACTTAACCCCTATTTTGGTGAATTTGGCGGGATGTATGTTCCCCAGTTACTGATGCCGGCCCTGCGCCAGCTGGAAGAGGCGTTTGTCAGCGCCCAGAGCGACCCGGCATTTCAGCAGGAATTTCACGATCTGCTGAAAAACTACGCGGGCCGCCCCACGGCACTGACCAAATGCCGCAATATCACCGCCGGAACCCGCACCACCCTCTACTTAAAGCGCGAAGATTTACTGCACGGCGGCGCCCATAAAACAAACCAGGTGCTCGGCCAGGCGCTGCTGGCAAAACGGATGGGCAAAACCGAAATTATCGCCGAGACCGGTGCCGGTCAGCACGGGGTGGCCTCGGCCATTGCCTGTGCCCTGCTGGGGCTGAAGTGCCGCATCTATATGGGGGCCAAAGATGTGGAGCGCCAGTCACCTAACGTGTTCCGTATGCGCCTGATGGGGGCGGAGGTTATCCCGGTTCACAGCGGCTCTGCCACCCTGAAAGACGCCTGTAACGAGGCGCTGCGCGACTGGTCCGGCAGCTATGAAAAAGCCCACTATATGCTGGGCACGGCGGCGGGCCCGCACCCGTTCCCGACCATTGTGCGCGAGTTCCAGCGCATGATTGGTGAAGAGACCAAAGCCCAGCTGCAGGAAAAAGAAGGCCGCCTGCCGGATGCGGTGATCGCCGCCGTGGGCGGTGGCTCTAACGCCATCGGCATGTTTGCGGACTTTATCGACAACCCGGGCGTGAAGCTGATAGGCGTGGAGCCGGCGGGCCACGGGATCGAAACCGGGGAGCACGGCGCACCGCTCAAGCACGGCCGCGTGGGGATCTACTTCGGTATGAAATCCCCGATGATGCAGACCGATGAAGGCCAGATTGAAGAGTCTTACTCTATTTCTGCCGGTCTTGACTTCCCGTCTGTAGGGCCGCAGCACGCCTACCTTAACAGCACCGGCCGGGCCGATTATGTCTCCATCACCGATAACGAAGCCCTGGACGCGTTCCAGACCCTGTGCCGCCATGAAGGGATCCTGCCTGCGCTGGAGTCCTCCCACGCCCTGGCCTATGCCCTGAAAATGATGAAACAGGACCCGGAAAAAGAGCAGCTGCTGGTGGTCAACCTCTCTGGCCGTGGTGATAAAGACATTTTTACTGTGTATGACATTCTGCAAGCCCGGGGAGAAATCTGA
- the trpCF gene encoding bifunctional indole-3-glycerol-phosphate synthase TrpC/phosphoribosylanthranilate isomerase TrpF, protein MQETVLTRIVADKAIWVAQRKQQQPLASFQNEIVPSDRSFYHALEGTRTGFILECKKASPSKGVIREDFDPARIARVYKNVASAVSVLTDEKYFQGDFAFLPVVRAIVTQPVLCKDFIIDPYQIYLARYHQADACLLMLSVLDDEQYRQLAAVAHSLNMGVLTEVSNEAELERAIALQARVVGINNRDLRDLSIDLNRTRQLAPRLPHGVTVISESGIRNYRQVRELAHFANGFLIGSALMGADDLHQAVSAVLLGENKVCGLTRPEDAAAAYQAGAVYGGLIFAEGSPRRIDIATARRVMSAAPLRWVGVFRDAPREVVLSTAQQLGLCAVQLHGAEDQPYIDALRAALAPEVQIWKALSVGDTLPARDLHHVDKYLFDNGQGGTGQRFDWSLLNGQPLDNVLLAGGLSADNCVEAARAGCSGLDFNSGVESAPGIKDANKLAAVFKTLRAY, encoded by the coding sequence ATGCAAGAGACCGTATTAACCAGAATTGTCGCTGACAAAGCTATCTGGGTTGCGCAACGCAAACAGCAGCAGCCGCTGGCGAGCTTTCAGAACGAAATTGTCCCCAGCGACCGGAGCTTTTATCACGCCCTGGAGGGCACCCGCACCGGGTTTATTCTGGAGTGTAAAAAAGCCTCCCCCTCTAAAGGGGTGATCCGTGAAGATTTCGACCCGGCGCGTATTGCCCGGGTCTATAAAAACGTCGCCTCTGCGGTGTCTGTCCTGACTGACGAAAAATACTTTCAGGGCGATTTTGCCTTCCTGCCGGTGGTGCGCGCCATTGTGACCCAGCCGGTACTGTGCAAAGACTTTATTATTGACCCGTACCAGATTTACCTTGCCCGTTACCACCAGGCCGATGCCTGTCTGCTGATGCTCTCCGTGCTGGACGACGAGCAATACCGCCAGCTGGCTGCCGTGGCCCACAGCCTGAATATGGGGGTGCTCACCGAGGTGAGTAACGAGGCTGAGCTGGAGCGCGCCATTGCCCTGCAGGCCCGGGTGGTCGGGATCAACAACCGCGACCTGCGCGACTTGTCCATCGACTTAAACCGCACCCGGCAACTGGCCCCGCGCCTGCCCCACGGGGTAACGGTCATCAGCGAGTCGGGGATCCGCAACTACCGCCAGGTGCGCGAACTGGCGCACTTTGCCAACGGGTTCCTGATTGGCTCCGCCCTGATGGGGGCCGACGATCTGCACCAGGCCGTCTCTGCGGTACTGCTGGGGGAGAACAAAGTCTGCGGTCTGACCCGCCCGGAAGACGCCGCTGCGGCGTATCAGGCCGGGGCCGTTTACGGGGGGCTTATCTTTGCGGAAGGCTCGCCGCGCCGCATTGATATCGCCACCGCGCGCCGGGTCATGTCTGCCGCCCCCCTGCGCTGGGTGGGTGTTTTCCGCGATGCCCCCCGGGAGGTGGTGCTCAGCACCGCGCAACAGCTGGGGCTTTGCGCCGTACAGCTGCACGGGGCGGAAGATCAGCCCTATATCGACGCCCTGCGGGCCGCGCTGGCGCCTGAGGTTCAGATCTGGAAGGCCCTGAGCGTGGGCGACACCCTGCCCGCCCGGGATCTGCACCATGTTGATAAATACCTGTTTGATAACGGCCAGGGCGGCACCGGCCAGCGCTTTGACTGGTCACTGCTTAACGGCCAGCCGCTGGATAACGTGCTGCTGGCGGGCGGGCTGAGCGCCGATAACTGCGTGGAAGCCGCCAGAGCAGGCTGTAGCGGTCTCGATTTTAACTCCGGGGTGGAATCCGCGCCCGGAATCAAAGATGCAAACAAGCTGGCAGCAGTGTTTAAAACCCTGCGGGCATACTAA
- the trpD gene encoding bifunctional anthranilate synthase glutamate amidotransferase component TrpG/anthranilate phosphoribosyltransferase TrpD, giving the protein MADILLLDNIDSFTYNLADQLRANGHNVVIYRNHVPAQILIDRLATMDNPVLMLSPGPGAPSEAGCMPELLTRVRGKLPVIGICLGHQAIVEAYGGYVGQAGEILHGKASSIQHDDQAMFAGLMNPLPVARYHSLVGSNIPAGLTINAHYEGMVMAVRHDADRVCGFQFHPESILTTQGARLLEQTLDWALKKQEPAASLQPLLEKLYQAQELTQAESHQLFSAVVQGEVKPEQLAAALVSMKIRGESPNEIAGAATALLENAAPFPRPDYLFADIVGTGGDGSNSINISTACAFVASAMGFKVAKHGNRSVSSKSGSSDLLAAFGINLDMTAEKSRKALDELGLCFLFAPKYHTGFRYAMPVRQQLKTRTLFNVLGPLINPAHPPLALIGVYSAELVLPIAETLRVLGYQRAAVVHSGGMDEVSLHAPTQVAELCHGEIRNYTLTAADFGLIPYTKEALAGGTPEENRDILSRLLQGKGESAHEAAVAANVAMLMRLYGEEDLKTNARRVIEFLHSGAAFDQVQALAARG; this is encoded by the coding sequence ATGGCCGACATTCTGCTGCTCGATAATATCGACTCCTTTACCTATAACCTGGCAGATCAGCTCAGAGCAAACGGCCACAATGTGGTGATTTACCGTAATCATGTTCCGGCCCAGATCCTGATTGACCGTCTGGCTACCATGGACAACCCGGTGCTGATGCTCTCCCCGGGGCCGGGTGCCCCGAGCGAAGCGGGCTGCATGCCGGAGCTGCTCACCCGGGTGCGCGGAAAGCTGCCGGTTATCGGGATCTGCCTCGGCCACCAGGCGATTGTGGAAGCCTATGGTGGTTATGTCGGCCAGGCCGGGGAGATCCTCCACGGGAAAGCCTCCAGCATTCAGCATGATGACCAGGCCATGTTTGCCGGGCTGATGAACCCGCTGCCGGTGGCCCGCTACCACTCCCTGGTGGGCAGCAATATCCCGGCCGGGCTGACCATTAATGCCCACTATGAGGGTATGGTCATGGCGGTGCGCCACGATGCGGATCGGGTGTGCGGCTTTCAGTTTCACCCGGAATCTATCCTCACCACCCAGGGCGCCCGCTTACTGGAGCAGACCCTGGACTGGGCCCTGAAGAAACAGGAGCCTGCGGCCTCGCTGCAACCGCTGCTGGAAAAACTCTACCAGGCCCAGGAGCTGACCCAGGCAGAGAGCCACCAGCTGTTCAGCGCCGTGGTTCAGGGTGAGGTAAAACCCGAGCAGTTAGCCGCAGCGCTGGTAAGCATGAAAATTCGCGGCGAAAGCCCGAATGAGATAGCCGGTGCCGCAACCGCCCTGCTGGAAAACGCCGCGCCGTTCCCGCGCCCGGACTATCTGTTTGCCGATATCGTCGGCACCGGTGGCGACGGCAGCAACAGCATTAATATCTCCACCGCCTGTGCGTTTGTTGCCTCGGCCATGGGCTTTAAAGTGGCGAAACACGGTAACCGCAGCGTGTCCAGTAAATCCGGCTCTTCGGATCTGCTGGCCGCGTTCGGTATTAACCTGGATATGACGGCGGAAAAATCCCGCAAAGCGCTGGATGAGCTGGGGCTCTGTTTCCTGTTCGCCCCGAAATACCACACCGGTTTTCGCTATGCCATGCCGGTGCGCCAGCAGCTGAAAACCCGCACCCTGTTTAATGTGCTGGGGCCGCTGATCAACCCGGCCCACCCGCCGCTGGCGCTGATTGGGGTCTACAGCGCAGAGCTGGTCCTGCCGATTGCCGAAACCCTGCGGGTGCTGGGTTACCAGCGGGCGGCCGTGGTCCACAGTGGCGGCATGGATGAGGTCTCCCTGCATGCGCCCACCCAGGTGGCGGAGCTGTGCCACGGGGAGATCCGCAACTACACATTAACCGCAGCGGATTTTGGCCTGATCCCCTATACCAAAGAGGCGCTGGCAGGCGGCACCCCGGAAGAAAACCGTGACATTCTCAGCCGCCTGTTACAAGGTAAAGGCGAAAGCGCCCACGAGGCCGCAGTGGCCGCGAACGTTGCCATGCTGATGCGCCTTTACGGGGAAGAAGATCTGAAAACCAATGCCCGGCGGGTTATTGAATTCTTACACAGCGGAGCCGCTTTCGACCAGGTACAAGCCCTGGCGGCCAGAGGATAA